A single Lolium perenne isolate Kyuss_39 chromosome 6, Kyuss_2.0, whole genome shotgun sequence DNA region contains:
- the LOC127306399 gene encoding E3 ubiquitin-protein ligase makorin: MTSRSICKFFVNGACFKGDYCQFSHDWNDQPNDVCTFYQNGVCSYGSRCRYEHVDVSFEYTTPSTTAALEPSNSSEIFSSSGCPLCEGHPDVCIEALQMRQSGLAYVYQPDSGYTYVQHRPASRFDPEDSIPEDENMLSSTPTESNQTPHPLAHLPICSSAAAGTCPYGEECPQMHGDLCTTCRKQCLHPHRPSERGTHIKLCKRSNNRLETLKKSEEMECSVCLDRVLSKPTAAEKRFGLLPECDHAFCITCIRKWRSSSVTSATDIDSTVKACPICRKVSYYVIPSSTWYSSKEEKQDIIDGYKAKLKSIDCRYFDFGRDTCPFGGRCFYKHAYTDGRLEEPAPVAVIHFHADDGSGEHARNIGLAYLLSRLHL, from the exons ATGACGAGCAG GTCCATTTGCAAGTTCTTCGTGAATGGTGCTTGCTTTAAAGGCGACTATTGCCAATTCTCCCATGACTGGAATGATCAACCAAATGAT GTTTGCACCTTTTACCAGAACGGTGTGTGCTCCTATGGTAGCCGTTGCAGATATGAACATGTTGATGTTTCTTTCGAATACACCACACCATCAACTACTGCAGCGCTTGAACCATCCAACTCTTCTGAGATTTTCAGTTCTTCTGGATGTCCTCTTTGCGAGGGACACCCAGACGTGTGCATTGAGGCACTGCAGATGCGTCAGTCTGGATTGGCATATGTTTATCAACCTGATTCTGGATATACATATGTGCAACATCGACCTGCTTCTAGATTTGATCCTGAAGATAGCATTCCAGAGGATGAGAACATGTTGTCATCAACACCAACTGAATCGAACCAAACGCCCCATCCACTTGCTCATCTGCCTATATGCTCTTCCGCTGCCGCTGGAACCTGTCCCTATGGGGAAGAGTGCCCTCAGATGCATGGGGATCTATGCACAACCTGTAGAAAACAGTGTTTGCATCCTCATCGTCCCAGCGAAAGGGGGACTCATATCAAGCTCTGCAAGAGAAGCAACAACCGTCTTGAGACCTTGAAAAAGAGTGAAGAGATGGAATGTAGTGTGTGTTTAGACCGTGTGCTTTCAAAGCCCACAGCTGCAGAAAAGAGGTTTGGACTTCTACCGGAATGTGATCACGCCTTCTGTATCACATGCATTAGAAAGTGGCGCAGCAGCTCTGTTACATCTGCCACGGATATCGACTCTACAGTCAAGGCTTGTCCAATATGCCGCAAGGTCTCATACTATGTCATTCCTAGTTCTACATGGTACTCCTCAAAGGAGGAAAAACAGGATATAATTGATGGTTACAAGGCCAAGCTCAA GTCTATTGATTGTAGGTACTTCGACTTTGGACGGGACACGTGCCCTTTTGGTGGTCGATGTTTTTACAAG CATGCCTATACTGATGGACGTTTGGAAGAGCCGGCACCTGTGGCAGTGATTCATTTTCATGCCGACGATGGAAGCGGAGAGCACGCACGAAATATCGG GTTGGCATACTTGCTCAGCCGGTTACATCTGTAG